In Archangium lipolyticum, a single window of DNA contains:
- a CDS encoding RNA polymerase sigma factor has protein sequence MEEDGALLGAIARGSKAAFQSYYERHVGRLLGYVLRVTRDRALAEDVVQEVFTAIWLKASSYRSEQGTPLAWMYMIARNKLVDRWRRSAPGEASIPLEAENPLRALVQVDPVLAMSLEQALEGLGPEQRQAVELAVLGGYTHEEAAVALAVPLGTFKSRVRMALRHLRALLTE, from the coding sequence ATGGAGGAGGACGGGGCGTTGCTCGGTGCCATCGCCCGAGGCAGCAAGGCGGCCTTCCAGTCCTATTACGAGCGGCACGTGGGCCGGTTGCTGGGTTACGTGCTGCGCGTGACGAGGGACCGGGCGCTGGCCGAGGACGTGGTGCAGGAGGTCTTCACCGCCATCTGGCTGAAGGCCTCCAGCTACCGGTCCGAGCAGGGAACGCCCCTGGCGTGGATGTACATGATCGCGCGCAACAAGCTGGTGGACCGGTGGCGCCGGAGTGCGCCGGGCGAGGCGTCCATCCCGCTGGAGGCGGAGAACCCACTGCGGGCGCTCGTGCAGGTGGACCCGGTGCTGGCGATGAGCCTGGAGCAGGCGCTGGAGGGGCTCGGGCCGGAGCAGCGCCAGGCGGTCGAGCTGGCGGTCCTGGGCGGCTACACGCACGAGGAGGCGGCGGTGGCGCTCGCGGTGCCGCTGGGTACATTCAAGTCCCGCGTCCGGATGGCCCTGCGGCACCTGCGCGCCCTGCTGACGGAGTGA
- a CDS encoding cupin domain-containing protein yields MKPANHPPSERLLAYATGAVDVPMRLLVETHMSFCSRCAREVGRLGEPGGALLGAVPEEPVPSDLFERIWAEAGRHAQPRRVEGLPLPPVLLAELPPPERWHWHRVPGGGCRIALLRRDGPGRSGLFLVHMNPGARFPRHEHQKEEEGMVVAGGAWDRGRFLEEGDWGSAPAGSRHEVIADPKEGCWTLVRQEHEGMRLSGWRGVLQSAMSFLRH; encoded by the coding sequence ATGAAACCCGCGAACCATCCTCCATCCGAGCGGCTCCTGGCCTACGCCACGGGGGCCGTGGACGTGCCCATGCGCCTGCTGGTGGAGACGCACATGTCCTTCTGCTCCCGGTGCGCGCGGGAGGTGGGGCGCCTGGGCGAGCCTGGAGGCGCGCTGCTGGGGGCCGTGCCGGAGGAGCCCGTGCCGTCGGACCTCTTCGAGCGCATCTGGGCGGAGGCGGGCCGACACGCGCAGCCGAGGCGCGTGGAGGGGCTGCCGCTGCCACCGGTGCTGCTGGCGGAGCTACCGCCGCCGGAGCGCTGGCATTGGCACCGGGTACCGGGTGGTGGCTGCCGGATCGCGCTGCTGCGAAGGGACGGGCCGGGAAGAAGTGGGCTCTTCCTGGTGCACATGAACCCGGGGGCGCGTTTCCCGAGGCACGAGCACCAGAAGGAGGAGGAGGGGATGGTGGTGGCGGGAGGCGCGTGGGACCGGGGGCGCTTCCTGGAGGAAGGAGACTGGGGCAGCGCGCCGGCGGGCTCGAGGCACGAGGTCATCGCGGACCCGAAGGAGGGGTGCTGGACGCTGGTGCGGCAGGAGCACGAGGGCATGCGGCTCTCTGGTTGGAGGGGGGTGCTACAGAGCGCCATGTCCTTCCTGCGCCACTGA
- a CDS encoding DUF2378 family protein, translating into MLMTDERVVFGNAFHGVFQIALNGKLSTAARSALGRMGLHIDRQPLSFYPLSVWRPSLDIIVRDLFPNLPLEEAYRLLGQKMVLDVSETVLGRGALALGRALGPRRLLMRMNHNFRNIDNYVQMQLTELAPTRYEVFINETLGVPSYYQGLLEAALGSSGAREPHVQRVRTDGTSCTYRVEWLS; encoded by the coding sequence ATGCTGATGACGGATGAGCGCGTGGTGTTCGGCAACGCCTTCCATGGCGTCTTCCAGATTGCTCTCAACGGAAAGCTCTCCACTGCCGCCAGGAGCGCGCTCGGCCGCATGGGGCTGCACATCGACCGGCAGCCCCTCTCCTTCTACCCCCTGTCCGTCTGGCGCCCCTCGCTCGACATCATCGTCCGCGACCTCTTCCCCAACCTGCCTCTCGAGGAGGCCTACCGCCTGCTCGGCCAGAAGATGGTGCTCGACGTCAGCGAGACCGTGCTCGGCCGCGGTGCGCTCGCGCTCGGCCGCGCCCTCGGGCCCCGCCGCCTCCTGATGCGGATGAACCACAACTTCCGCAACATCGACAACTACGTGCAGATGCAGCTCACCGAGCTGGCTCCCACTCGGTACGAGGTGTTCATCAACGAGACGCTCGGCGTCCCCTCCTACTACCAGGGCCTCCTCGAGGCCGCCCTCGGCTCCTCCGGCGCCCGTGAGCCCCATGTCCAGCGCGTCCGCACCGACGGCACCAGTTGCACGTACCGCGTCGAGTGGCTCTCCTGA
- a CDS encoding ankyrin repeat domain-containing protein, with translation MSLFDAVLAGDLARVQVLLDGGADPNPFDPEGRTPLMLAAEHGSEDLVRTLLAGGADPILTDRVGETALGKAAAHGHGRVAAILYPLASEDEQLMARALLKVGTDFFNLPAQPAPPPDEFRRKLASASAYIAGKLGDDAPSQRLERLHRAEKNSKKS, from the coding sequence ATGTCCCTCTTCGATGCCGTCCTGGCCGGTGACCTGGCCCGCGTACAGGTGCTCCTCGATGGTGGCGCCGACCCCAACCCCTTCGACCCCGAAGGCCGTACGCCCCTCATGCTCGCCGCGGAGCACGGCAGCGAGGACCTCGTCCGCACCCTCCTCGCCGGTGGCGCCGACCCCATCCTCACCGACCGCGTCGGCGAGACCGCTCTCGGCAAGGCCGCCGCTCACGGCCACGGCCGCGTCGCCGCCATCCTCTACCCCCTCGCCTCCGAGGACGAACAGCTCATGGCTCGCGCCCTCCTCAAGGTGGGCACCGACTTCTTCAACCTCCCCGCTCAACCCGCTCCGCCCCCCGACGAGTTCCGCCGGAAGCTCGCCTCCGCCAGCGCCTATATCGCCGGCAAGCTCGGCGACGACGCCCCCTCCCAACGCCTCGAGCGCCTGCACCGCGCCGAGAAGAACTCCAAGAAGTCTTGA
- a CDS encoding ATP-binding protein, translated as MTPDGPGGAPYQHLETLPFALGVFRDGHIVHANTALLGLLGLPREEVLGRSFELLSPSQRRLGSELYARVQRGEAGLADTYETVLRTATGERRVEVSLSQYGPDTLLLVRDLTPRLTHRQLLQRVASLGAALPGIHSEEEVLRRVFEGLAELELSYGYLVPDGNRVWLGHAFVALGAAAGERRLTGQHLVDVPGSWTPVLERAWHEGSAYGEDFAWEAARFVGPDWAEPVRTHLLRVGPLRSVCVRIDMEGSPRALLVVAADWLREEELPSLRLFAAQVSAALEAARTISRLSTRNTALAALNRLAEVAATAPEPRAFFEPGAEEIIGLLRCNAVLLFLTTEDAQSLELVWHHGVSEEMARIYRRVPMRDSASQRVMEEGVPRVLSADEFPEFIREGLKRASRTTLAVVPLKARSRMVGTLVVTFQQHRILSSLELETIQAMGSHFAAAIESHRLLQEVRGRAEELARLHTELKHAQQQLVEHERLAALGALSAVVAHEVRNPLGAIFNALATLRRFVEPSAAADTLVSILEEEANRLNRLVDDLLDFARPTSPLPQPVPLPHLLEEAVRTATSGQSRVRVEWALAPDVPPVPVDERMMRQAFLNLALNAVQAMPQGGTLRVAARRSTDHPGAIVEFTDTGTGIPQELRARLFEPFFTTKATGTGLGLAIVKRTLDAHGGQIRIESPLGGGTTVRLILPLAHEPSPAQLG; from the coding sequence ATGACGCCTGATGGGCCCGGGGGGGCCCCGTACCAGCATCTCGAGACACTGCCTTTCGCGCTGGGCGTCTTCCGCGACGGTCACATCGTCCATGCCAACACGGCCCTGCTCGGCCTGCTCGGCCTGCCTCGCGAAGAGGTGCTCGGAAGGTCCTTCGAGCTGCTGTCCCCCTCCCAGAGACGGCTCGGCTCCGAGCTGTACGCGCGCGTACAGCGCGGCGAGGCGGGCTTGGCGGACACCTACGAGACGGTGCTCCGCACCGCCACGGGCGAGAGGCGCGTGGAGGTCTCCCTCTCCCAGTACGGGCCGGACACGCTGCTGCTGGTGCGAGATCTCACCCCCCGCCTGACCCACCGCCAGTTGCTCCAACGCGTCGCCTCGCTGGGTGCCGCGCTGCCCGGCATCCACTCCGAGGAGGAGGTGCTCCGCCGCGTCTTCGAGGGCCTCGCCGAGCTGGAGCTGTCCTACGGCTACCTCGTCCCGGATGGGAACCGGGTGTGGCTGGGACATGCCTTCGTGGCCCTCGGGGCCGCCGCGGGCGAACGGCGCCTCACCGGCCAGCACCTGGTGGACGTGCCGGGCTCCTGGACTCCCGTGCTGGAGCGCGCCTGGCACGAGGGGTCCGCCTACGGCGAGGACTTCGCCTGGGAGGCCGCCCGGTTCGTGGGCCCGGACTGGGCCGAGCCGGTGCGCACGCACCTGCTGCGCGTGGGGCCCCTGCGCTCCGTCTGCGTCCGCATCGACATGGAGGGCTCGCCCCGGGCCCTGCTGGTGGTGGCCGCGGACTGGCTGCGCGAGGAGGAATTGCCCTCGCTGCGCCTCTTCGCCGCCCAGGTGTCCGCCGCGCTGGAGGCCGCACGCACCATCTCCCGCCTGTCCACTCGCAACACCGCGCTCGCCGCCCTCAACCGGCTGGCCGAGGTGGCCGCCACCGCTCCGGAGCCCCGCGCCTTCTTCGAACCGGGCGCCGAGGAGATCATCGGGCTGCTGCGCTGCAACGCGGTGCTCCTCTTCCTGACCACCGAGGACGCCCAGTCGCTCGAGCTGGTCTGGCACCACGGCGTCAGCGAGGAGATGGCGCGCATCTACCGGCGGGTGCCCATGCGCGACAGCGCCTCCCAGCGGGTGATGGAGGAGGGCGTCCCCCGGGTGCTGTCCGCCGACGAGTTCCCCGAGTTCATCCGCGAGGGCCTCAAGCGCGCCAGCCGCACCACCCTGGCCGTGGTGCCACTCAAGGCGCGCTCGCGCATGGTGGGCACGCTCGTCGTCACCTTCCAGCAACACCGCATCCTGTCCTCCCTGGAGCTGGAGACCATCCAGGCCATGGGCTCCCACTTCGCCGCCGCCATCGAGTCCCACCGCCTCCTCCAGGAGGTGCGCGGACGCGCCGAGGAGCTCGCCCGCCTCCACACGGAGCTCAAGCACGCCCAGCAGCAACTGGTGGAGCACGAGCGCCTGGCCGCGCTCGGCGCGCTGTCCGCCGTGGTGGCCCACGAGGTGCGCAACCCCCTGGGCGCCATCTTCAACGCCCTGGCCACCCTGCGCCGCTTCGTCGAGCCGTCCGCCGCCGCCGACACCCTGGTGAGCATCCTCGAGGAGGAGGCCAACCGCCTCAACCGCCTGGTGGATGACCTGCTCGACTTCGCCCGCCCCACCTCGCCCCTTCCCCAGCCCGTCCCGCTGCCACACCTGTTGGAGGAGGCCGTGCGCACCGCCACCAGTGGCCAATCCCGCGTGCGCGTGGAGTGGGCCCTCGCGCCCGACGTGCCGCCCGTGCCCGTGGACGAGCGCATGATGCGGCAGGCCTTCCTCAACCTCGCCCTCAACGCCGTGCAGGCCATGCCGCAGGGCGGCACGCTGCGCGTCGCCGCGCGCCGCTCCACCGACCACCCCGGCGCCATCGTCGAGTTCACCGACACCGGCACCGGCATCCCCCAGGAGCTGCGCGCCCGCCTCTTCGAGCCCTTCTTCACCACCAAGGCCACCGGCACCGGCCTGGGCCTCGCCATCGTCAAGCGCACCCTGGATGCTCACGGGGGGCAGATCCGCATCGAATCGCCCCTCGGCGGCGGCACCACCGTCCGGCTGATACTTCCGCTCGCCCACGAGCCCTCCCCCGCGCAGCTGGGGTAG
- a CDS encoding YbhB/YbcL family Raf kinase inhibitor-like protein, whose protein sequence is MPLQIRSPRFQDGNPIPIAYTCEGDDLPPPLHWEGEPAGTKSFALVVEDPDAPDPRHPQRTWVHWVLYNLPPNLHDIPESLLPGGLPQEVRQGLNDWKRAGYGGPCPPIGRHRYFYRVFALDTVLPDMGTITRQQLERAMEGHILAQAELIGTYEKVHHH, encoded by the coding sequence ATGCCACTGCAGATCCGCTCGCCCCGCTTCCAGGATGGAAACCCCATTCCCATCGCCTACACCTGCGAGGGAGATGATCTGCCCCCGCCACTGCACTGGGAGGGCGAGCCCGCGGGGACCAAGAGCTTCGCGCTCGTGGTGGAGGACCCCGACGCGCCAGACCCGCGCCACCCCCAGCGCACCTGGGTGCATTGGGTGCTCTACAACCTGCCCCCCAACCTCCACGACATCCCCGAGTCCCTCCTGCCCGGTGGGCTCCCCCAGGAAGTGCGCCAGGGCCTCAATGACTGGAAGCGGGCAGGCTACGGAGGGCCTTGTCCCCCCATCGGCCGCCATCGCTACTTCTACCGCGTGTTCGCCCTGGACACCGTCCTGCCCGACATGGGGACCATCACCCGCCAACAACTGGAGCGCGCCATGGAAGGCCACATCCTCGCCCAGGCGGAGCTCATCGGCACCTACGAGAAGGTGCACCACCACTGA
- a CDS encoding putative metal-binding motif-containing protein has product MPSTDRLVRLSLLALGACVALAIACYEVPEVRGYYSCLEDAECGDGGFVCDDGVCCREREDPLCIGRVLDGGTCLDGGTPTTFFEDLDEDGFGNLTRPLYRCSPPLSVPTVTNSDDCNDNPVAGGRLFFPDAPEQCDGLDNSCDGVIDEGLDGGLYYRDQDNDGFGDPKQQGTFCQKPVGWADNAQDCLANNGAVHPGALEVCNGLDDDCNLQTDDIPELNQPCAVPGRLGVCAEGRRACVSGKDTCRQLVNPAPSDTCNAKDDDCDGTTDERPDCGGPTRFFADPSVVVGARHLNSALNGVVGGCLKDNTAYANASPADTVSGDVWSGSDQYSHVFWAERDGGTWDLSRPQTTLKLWVTFTSSGGTFSNPDGGLNRWASHNQPVVLLCGPGGFLRLVRPGSLLTSAGTVNITEGIPLPPPDGGAWVIGANSTSDVQGVLRQVKRVEVLVQPAATSTTGTPVGFRADFHPDFGLP; this is encoded by the coding sequence ATGCCCTCGACCGATCGCCTCGTCCGTCTCTCCCTGCTCGCGCTCGGCGCGTGCGTCGCACTGGCCATCGCCTGCTACGAGGTCCCCGAGGTCCGCGGCTACTACTCCTGCCTGGAGGACGCGGAGTGTGGGGATGGGGGCTTCGTCTGCGACGACGGGGTGTGTTGCCGCGAGCGGGAGGACCCGCTGTGCATTGGCCGGGTGCTGGACGGGGGCACCTGCCTGGATGGCGGCACGCCGACGACGTTCTTCGAGGATCTGGACGAGGACGGCTTCGGCAACCTCACCCGGCCGCTCTACCGCTGCTCGCCGCCCCTGTCGGTGCCGACGGTCACCAACAGTGACGACTGCAACGACAACCCGGTTGCCGGAGGCCGGCTCTTCTTCCCGGACGCCCCCGAGCAGTGCGACGGCCTGGACAACAGCTGTGACGGCGTCATCGACGAGGGGCTCGATGGTGGCCTCTACTACCGCGACCAGGACAACGACGGCTTCGGCGACCCCAAGCAGCAGGGAACGTTCTGCCAGAAGCCGGTGGGCTGGGCGGACAACGCGCAGGACTGCCTCGCGAACAACGGCGCCGTCCATCCCGGGGCCCTCGAGGTGTGCAACGGCCTGGACGACGACTGCAACCTGCAGACGGACGACATCCCCGAGCTGAACCAGCCGTGCGCCGTTCCCGGCCGCCTCGGAGTGTGCGCCGAGGGGCGCCGGGCGTGTGTCAGCGGGAAGGACACCTGCCGCCAGCTCGTCAACCCCGCGCCGTCGGACACGTGCAATGCGAAGGACGACGACTGCGACGGCACCACGGACGAAAGGCCCGACTGTGGCGGGCCCACCAGATTCTTCGCGGACCCCTCGGTGGTGGTCGGCGCCCGGCACCTGAACTCGGCCCTCAATGGCGTGGTGGGCGGGTGCCTGAAGGACAACACCGCCTACGCGAACGCCTCCCCGGCGGACACCGTGTCGGGCGATGTGTGGTCCGGGTCGGACCAGTACAGCCATGTCTTCTGGGCGGAGCGGGACGGGGGGACGTGGGACCTGTCGCGTCCCCAGACCACGCTCAAGCTGTGGGTCACCTTCACCAGCTCCGGGGGCACCTTCAGCAACCCGGATGGCGGGCTGAACCGTTGGGCCTCCCACAACCAGCCGGTCGTGCTCCTGTGTGGGCCGGGGGGCTTCCTCCGGCTGGTGCGCCCCGGCTCCCTGCTGACCTCCGCTGGGACGGTCAACATCACCGAGGGCATCCCCCTGCCTCCTCCGGACGGGGGCGCCTGGGTCATCGGCGCCAACAGCACCTCGGACGTCCAGGGGGTGCTCCGCCAGGTGAAGCGGGTGGAGGTGCTGGTCCAGCCGGCGGCCACCTCCACCACGGGGACGCCCGTCGGCTTCAGGGCCGACTTCCATCCGGACTTCGGCTTGCCCTAG
- a CDS encoding AtpZ/AtpI family protein: MAEKEPGKDTEGSELGETARQMRAAEPYIAAVWKLTGGAVVGVLGGYFLDKWLGTSPWFLLGLSLVGISVGFYGFLHEMARLGKRKR; the protein is encoded by the coding sequence ATGGCGGAGAAGGAGCCCGGGAAGGACACGGAAGGAAGCGAGCTGGGCGAGACGGCCCGGCAGATGAGGGCGGCGGAGCCGTACATCGCCGCGGTGTGGAAGCTGACGGGTGGGGCGGTGGTGGGGGTGCTGGGTGGGTACTTCCTGGACAAGTGGCTGGGGACGTCTCCCTGGTTCTTGCTGGGGTTGAGCCTGGTGGGGATCTCCGTGGGGTTCTACGGGTTCCTCCACGAGATGGCTCGGTTGGGGAAGCGGAAGCGGTGA
- the atpB gene encoding F0F1 ATP synthase subunit A: MRKAMVLLVGLMAGVAFASPGAQDEHGGTGQEKEGEDVAGYILHHVSDSPEYEIEIPLSHDHKAIHLPQILIPFRDGACTPQQTDHGTVIPGLGAGCLDLSITKHTVMMWLAAVLLIGSLLLFSNRDKTKLVPRGTGANLFEMLVLFVRDELAIKNIGKEEGPRYTPYLLTAFFFILFMNLLGLFPWMATATGNIAVTCGLALCTFVLTQVAGIRAAGLGGYLAHLTGGVAPWLWPIMVPVEILGLFTKPFALTIRLFANMLAGHIVIFFLLGLIFMLGHPAVALVSVPFALGIYLLELFVAFVQAYVFTMLSALFIGMGVAMGHHGHGEHEHADHKETGHSHDHGKAHMLGS, encoded by the coding sequence ATGCGCAAGGCAATGGTTCTTCTCGTCGGGTTGATGGCCGGTGTGGCGTTCGCCTCGCCGGGCGCTCAGGACGAGCACGGTGGGACGGGCCAGGAGAAGGAGGGGGAGGACGTGGCGGGCTACATCCTCCACCACGTCTCGGACTCGCCGGAGTACGAGATCGAGATTCCCCTCAGCCACGACCACAAGGCCATCCACCTGCCGCAGATCCTCATCCCCTTCCGGGACGGGGCGTGCACGCCGCAGCAGACGGACCACGGGACGGTGATTCCGGGTCTGGGGGCGGGCTGCCTGGACCTGTCCATCACCAAGCACACGGTGATGATGTGGCTGGCGGCGGTGCTGCTCATCGGCTCGCTGCTGCTCTTCAGCAACCGGGACAAGACGAAGCTGGTGCCGCGGGGCACCGGGGCCAACCTCTTCGAGATGCTCGTGCTGTTCGTGCGTGACGAGCTGGCCATCAAGAACATCGGCAAGGAGGAGGGCCCGCGCTACACGCCCTACCTGCTGACGGCGTTCTTCTTCATCCTCTTCATGAACCTGCTGGGTCTGTTTCCCTGGATGGCGACGGCCACGGGTAACATCGCGGTGACCTGCGGCCTGGCGCTGTGCACCTTCGTGCTGACGCAGGTGGCGGGCATCCGCGCCGCGGGCCTCGGTGGCTACCTGGCGCACCTGACGGGCGGCGTGGCCCCCTGGCTGTGGCCCATCATGGTGCCGGTGGAGATCCTGGGCCTGTTCACCAAGCCCTTCGCGCTCACCATCCGTCTCTTCGCCAACATGCTGGCGGGCCACATCGTCATCTTCTTCCTGCTCGGCCTCATCTTCATGCTCGGCCACCCGGCGGTGGCGCTGGTGAGCGTGCCCTTCGCGCTGGGCATCTACCTGCTGGAGCTGTTCGTGGCCTTCGTGCAGGCGTACGTCTTCACGATGCTCTCGGCGCTCTTCATCGGCATGGGCGTGGCCATGGGCCACCACGGCCACGGCGAGCACGAGCACGCGGACCACAAGGAGACGGGCCACAGCCACGACCATGGCAAGGCCCACATGCTGGGCTCCTGA
- a CDS encoding ATP synthase F0 subunit C, which produces MTNVALAFLAAGIGAGLAIIGAALGIGRLAAAAMDATGRQPAAGGDIRTTMIIAAALIEGATLFALVVCILLAIKT; this is translated from the coding sequence ATGACCAACGTCGCTCTCGCCTTCCTCGCCGCCGGCATCGGTGCCGGCCTCGCCATCATCGGCGCCGCCCTGGGCATCGGCCGTCTGGCCGCCGCCGCCATGGACGCCACGGGCCGTCAGCCGGCCGCCGGCGGTGACATCCGCACCACCATGATCATCGCCGCGGCGCTCATCGAAGGCGCCACGCTGTTCGCGCTGGTCGTCTGCATCCTGCTCGCCATCAAGACCTGA
- the atpF gene encoding F0F1 ATP synthase subunit B, with protein sequence MLLPNVLAASSFVEVRPGLIFWTLVTFIIVAIILRWKAWGPILSLVEEREKQIASSIEAAKRERAEAEKLLAEQKTAIAEARRDAQEMLRRNQQEVEKFREELMAKSRKEAEEFKASAQREIQEQKSKAIAEVKAMAVDLAMEVASKLINERLDDSKHRALAEQFVQGLPKGSPTTRA encoded by the coding sequence ATGCTCCTGCCCAACGTTCTCGCCGCCAGCAGCTTCGTCGAGGTCCGCCCGGGCCTCATCTTCTGGACCCTCGTCACCTTCATCATCGTCGCGATCATCCTGCGCTGGAAGGCCTGGGGTCCCATCCTGTCGCTGGTGGAGGAGCGCGAGAAGCAGATCGCCAGCTCCATCGAGGCGGCCAAGCGGGAGCGCGCCGAGGCCGAGAAGCTGCTGGCCGAGCAGAAGACGGCCATCGCCGAGGCCCGCCGTGACGCGCAGGAGATGCTCCGCCGCAACCAGCAGGAGGTGGAGAAGTTCCGCGAGGAGCTGATGGCCAAGAGCCGCAAGGAGGCCGAGGAGTTCAAGGCCTCGGCGCAGCGTGAGATCCAGGAGCAGAAGTCCAAGGCGATCGCCGAGGTGAAGGCGATGGCGGTGGACCTGGCGATGGAGGTGGCGAGCAAGCTGATCAACGAGCGCCTGGACGACAGCAAGCACCGCGCGCTGGCCGAGCAGTTCGTGCAGGGCCTGCCCAAGGGCTCGCCGACGACCCGGGCGTAA
- the ychF gene encoding redox-regulated ATPase YchF → MALSIGIVGLPNVGKSTLFNALSAAGAQAANYPFCTIEPNVGVVPVPDDRLDKLTALVKPLKKIPTSLEFVDIAGLVRGASKGEGLGNQFLGNIRQVDAVLHVLRCFVDDNVTHVEGGVDPVRDRDVVDTELCLKDLETVEKRRERTQKNAKMGGKAGDEAKAELAVLDKVKAGLDSAITVRAQKLTAEERAVLKDLFLLTDKPVLYVANISEKQIGKEDSDPMVQRVREMAAKEGAGVVALAAAMEAEIQQLPEEERPGFLESAGLSEPGLHKVVREGYKLLGLQTYFTVGEQECRAWTIHKGDKAPQAAGVIHSDFERGFIKAEVMRWEDLIKYGSESAVKEKGLLRVEGKEYVVQDGDCMHFRFNV, encoded by the coding sequence ATGGCGCTTTCCATCGGCATCGTCGGTCTGCCCAACGTGGGCAAGTCCACCCTGTTCAACGCACTCTCGGCGGCGGGGGCCCAGGCGGCCAACTACCCGTTCTGCACCATCGAACCGAACGTGGGCGTGGTGCCGGTGCCGGACGATCGTCTGGACAAGCTGACGGCGCTGGTGAAGCCGCTCAAGAAGATCCCCACGTCGCTGGAGTTCGTGGACATCGCGGGTCTGGTGCGAGGCGCGTCGAAGGGCGAGGGACTGGGCAACCAGTTCCTGGGCAACATCCGGCAGGTGGACGCGGTGCTGCACGTGCTGCGCTGCTTCGTGGACGACAACGTCACCCACGTGGAGGGTGGCGTGGACCCGGTGCGGGACCGGGACGTGGTGGACACGGAGCTGTGCCTGAAGGACCTGGAGACGGTGGAGAAGCGCCGCGAGCGCACCCAGAAGAACGCCAAGATGGGCGGCAAGGCGGGCGACGAGGCGAAGGCGGAGCTGGCGGTGCTGGACAAGGTGAAGGCGGGGTTGGACTCGGCCATCACGGTGCGCGCGCAGAAGCTGACGGCCGAGGAGCGGGCGGTCCTGAAGGATCTGTTCCTGCTGACGGACAAGCCGGTGCTGTACGTGGCGAACATCAGCGAGAAGCAGATCGGCAAGGAAGACTCGGACCCGATGGTGCAGCGGGTGCGGGAGATGGCGGCGAAGGAGGGGGCGGGGGTGGTGGCGCTGGCGGCGGCGATGGAGGCGGAGATCCAGCAGTTGCCGGAGGAGGAGCGTCCGGGGTTCCTGGAGAGCGCGGGGCTGAGCGAGCCAGGGCTGCACAAGGTGGTGCGTGAGGGGTACAAGCTGCTGGGCCTGCAGACGTACTTCACGGTGGGCGAGCAGGAGTGCCGTGCGTGGACGATCCACAAGGGTGACAAGGCGCCGCAGGCGGCGGGAGTCATCCACTCGGACTTCGAGCGAGGCTTCATCAAGGCCGAGGTGATGAGGTGGGAAGACCTCATCAAGTACGGCAGCGAGTCGGCGGTGAAGGAGAAGGGGCTGCTGAGAGTGGAAGGCAAGGAGTACGTTGTGCAGGACGGCGACTGCATGCACTTCCGCTTCAACGTGTAG